In the genome of Leishmania braziliensis MHOM/BR/75/M2904 contig, possible fusion of chromosomes 20 and 34, one region contains:
- a CDS encoding putative ribosomal protein l35a: protein MTISKVHAQRSKKLHQLSAKTSKVNRNRKAPRLYMKGTLAGYTRGLYGQTKQTALVRVENVNTREDAKWYVGKRICYVYHGKKVKRCVRWSKAPARRSTTRALWGRVTRPHGNAGMMRVKFNGASVPASAIGRRIRVYLYPSQI from the coding sequence ATGACTATCTCGAAGGTCCATGCCCAGCGCAGCAAGAAGCTGCACCAGCTGTCTGCCAAGACAAGCAAGGTGAACCGCAACCGCAAGGCGCCTCGTCTCTACATGAAGGGCACGCTGGCCGGCTACACACGCGGCCTCTACGGTCAGACCAAGCAGACTGCACTAGTACGCGTCGAAAACGTCAACACCCGCGAGGACGCCAAGTGGTACGTGGGCAAGCGCATCTGCTACGTCTACCACGGCAAAAAGGTCAAGCGGTGTGTACGCTGGAGCAAGGCGCCCGCACGTCGCAGCACAACCCGTGCGCTTTGGGGTCGCGTGACACGCCCGCATGGTAACGCCGGTATGATGCGCGTGAAGTTCAACGGCGCGTCTGTGCCGGCGTCCGCCATTGGCCGGCGTATCCGTGTGTACCTGTACCCGAGCCAGATCTAA